aatcccgtccctcacttgcgtgaaacgggatactcctagcatcactctctcaattgcgcgttcaatgacgctcactgcgttttcttcctgcttgcgaaatgcccaggtttccgaagcataggtcaaagcaggaagtacggtggtgttgaagaggtgagcacggagccgggtgttccgggtgcgtgtaaagagggtcccggcggaatttccagcatgccccggtcatgcctcgtcaaggcaattagcgatggtgcgtgtcctaaagagattcactttcgttggcacctaaataactgactctgcTCATCTACCGCtgatcatacgctgcatcaacGGCTAGGACATAATTCACTATATACTAAATTGTCTttgagaatcagacacattcacggcaattttgtgacgtgaggtgatctcaattttgtaatcgtaccagaagcaagagaaatcctcacgtgaaatatgagataaggatgtatctgatagcttcaaattaagtgcataaaaattttctttgaaacgaaatattccagctctcaaaagtaacggtaatgagaattatcgttatcctgtaactcccaagttttttttagcctaatttattcctGAACTTCTgcatctctgacttcttggaacttacaggaagagaaagagttcaaatttggtaagatttctagactttctgaaggagaTATAAAGGCAAACAtattccctttctttattagaacaccatacaaatcccatgtacttctatctaacactattatttttcgACTTATTCGGTCAAttcgacagctcacaccactcttctttacatatttccttgtaactgcgcagttttctgcgtctctgtggtaGGAAGGACATCTAtggcggttgtctgcgtcttcatgaacgactggagcgtgacctcgtcgagatatgttcgcgtatccgccggcatatccactgggcacgttatgtctcggaggcattcgcggagaatccgccggaaccctctttaccgttccccgggtgttcctggtcttcttcactacatcctcgatgctcttgtacgctccccaagccgctcttctcctctTGCCCAgttcgggggtcaggtcgttcatcatgttcggttcccgacccagataaacgtagctggtgcattcggatatgttcgttccgttgagcgtgaatgggacatccgagacccatccgttgcgcatgaacatcgtcttttgcagattcagctgaagaccgatgcatccacatgtttcgtcgaattcggtcagtattcgttccgcttggctgatgctggatgttatcagtacgatgtcatcagcaaagcgcaaatggtgtagctgccgaccatcaacattcactcccatgtcgtcccattccaactttctcattgcgttctcgagggtggctgtgaatattttgggtgaaattgtatcaccctgtcggactcccctcttcacgtcaatgatgatgttcttgtagaatggcgaaattccggtcgtgaagttactatACAACtgtcgaagtacctttatgtactgagtagggacgccttggttgtccaaggcttccacgaccgcttccatctcaactgagtcgaaggccttcttcaagtcgatgaaggtgagacagagcggcatcttgtactctcgtgatacctcggtgagtttcgaaacagtgtgaatgtggtcaatcgtgctgaatccttttcgaaaccctgcttgctcgcatggctgtccttcatccaagactttttcaatcctattaagaatcactcttgtaaagagcttgtagat
This window of the Necator americanus strain Aroian chromosome III, whole genome shotgun sequence genome carries:
- a CDS encoding hypothetical protein (NECATOR_CHRIII.G8848.T1): MSVKNRTAPGPDRIRPEHLKSLPPVLINTLARLFTRYLSECKVPKQRKTSKTVLLYKKGDAHDIGNYRPICLLSVIYKLFTRVILNRIEKVLDEGQPCEQAGFRKGFSTIDHIHTVSKLTEVSREYKMPLCLTFIDLKKAFDSVEMEAVVEALDNQGVPTQYIKVLRQLYSNFTTGISPFYKNIIIDVKRGVRQGDTISPKIFTATLENAMRKLEWDDMGVNVDGRQLHHLRFADDIVLITSSISQAERILTEFDETCGCIGLQLNLQKTMFMRNGWVSDVPFTLNGTNISECTSYVYLGREPNMMNDLTPELGKRRRAAWGAYKSIEDVVKKTRNTRGTVKRVPADSPRMPPRHNVPSGYAGGYANISRRGHAPVVHEDADNRHRCPSYHRDAENCAVTRKYVKKSGVSCRIDRISRKIIVLDRSTWDLYGVLIKKGNMFAFISPSESLEILPNLNSFSSCKFQEVRDAEVQE
- a CDS encoding hypothetical protein (NECATOR_CHRIII.G8848.T2) is translated as MSVKNRTAPGPDRIRPEHLKSLPPVLINTLARLFTRYLSECKVPKQRKTSKTVLLYKKGDAHDIGNYRPICLLSVIYKLFTRVILNRIEKVLDEGQPCEQAGFRKGFSTIDHIHTVSKLTEVSREYKMPLCLTFIDLKKAFDSVEMEAVVEALDNQGVPTQYIKVLRQLYSNFTTGISPFYKNIIIDVKRGVRQGDTISPKIFTATLENAMRKLEWDDMGVNVDGRQLHHLRFADDIVLITSSISQAERILTEFDETCGCIGLQLNLQKTMFMRNGWVSDVPFTLNGTNISECTSYVYLGREPNMMNDLTPELGKRRRAAWGAYKSIEDVVKKTRNTRGTVKRVPADSPRMPPRHNVPSGYAGGYANISRRGHAPVVHEDADNRHRCPSYHRDAENCAVTRKYVKKSGHAPSLIALTRHDRGMLEIPPGPSLHAPGTPGSVLTSSTPPYFLL